A stretch of the Candidatus Scalindua japonica genome encodes the following:
- the greA gene encoding transcription elongation factor GreA, with the protein MEKVYMSQDGFEKLKKELDEMKNVKRPEIQEAIATARAYGDLKENAEYHAAREAQGMLEAKIRQLEDKLARTEIVDSSNIPTDAVHFGAKVEVKDLDTGDIENYELVGAGDDDPINDKILVSSPFAQAFLEHKVNDEVEVNAPAGVLRYKILKIEY; encoded by the coding sequence ATGGAAAAAGTTTATATGTCACAAGATGGCTTCGAAAAATTAAAAAAAGAGTTAGATGAAATGAAAAATGTAAAGAGGCCTGAGATCCAGGAAGCGATCGCAACAGCAAGAGCATATGGCGACCTTAAAGAAAATGCAGAATACCACGCCGCCAGAGAAGCGCAGGGGATGCTCGAAGCAAAGATCAGACAACTTGAAGACAAACTTGCAAGGACAGAAATTGTAGACTCCTCCAATATCCCAACTGATGCTGTTCATTTTGGAGCAAAAGTAGAGGTCAAGGACCTGGATACAGGAGATATCGAAAACTACGAATTGGTAGGCGCGGGTGACGATGATCCGATAAATGACAAAATACTGGTCTCTTCACCTTTCGCACAGGCATTCTTAGAGCACAAAGTAAATGATGAAGTTGAGGTAAATGCGCCGGCAGGTGTATTGCGTTATAAAATATTGAAGATTGAATACTAA
- a CDS encoding carboxypeptidase-like regulatory domain-containing protein, translating to MNLKKNITISLLLIFSLTSFCSTAFSRQGTLVGQIVDGFDKVVKDVEVKIKGTKFAAKSDENGKFRIKSNPGKLEITFRKKGYAKQTIPVNMFDTSDIHLPQLAFWKYPESGGVFLVRVNDYKKIEYSSFYSERDDSSISFYVKGESTKIECPKEAFEQGKIWLMMLDYSKDEPIVVGKNLYRVTDTNLLGNIAFESGDWAVEKVDDKYSEVSNRVGIRYLTLEPGKYYYCIGQLTLRSKIGFGYYFEIVDPTP from the coding sequence GTGAATCTAAAGAAAAATATTACAATTTCCTTATTACTGATTTTTTCTTTAACCTCTTTTTGTTCAACTGCATTCTCCAGACAGGGGACCTTAGTCGGACAAATAGTAGATGGTTTTGACAAAGTGGTAAAAGATGTTGAAGTTAAGATTAAGGGGACTAAGTTTGCTGCAAAGAGTGATGAGAATGGTAAATTTCGGATAAAATCCAACCCCGGTAAATTAGAAATAACGTTCAGAAAGAAAGGTTATGCGAAGCAGACAATTCCTGTAAACATGTTTGACACTTCAGATATCCACTTACCACAATTAGCTTTCTGGAAATATCCTGAGAGCGGCGGGGTCTTTCTGGTTAGAGTAAATGATTACAAAAAGATTGAATACTCAAGTTTTTATTCGGAACGTGATGACAGCAGCATAAGTTTTTATGTTAAAGGAGAGTCGACGAAGATTGAGTGTCCGAAAGAGGCGTTTGAACAGGGTAAAATCTGGCTGATGATGCTTGATTACTCTAAGGATGAACCGATAGTAGTGGGTAAAAACCTCTACAGGGTTACAGATACCAACCTTTTAGGTAACATTGCATTTGAGTCAGGGGACTGGGCTGTGGAAAAGGTTGACGATAAGTATTCAGAGGTATCAAACAGGGTAGGCATTCGTTATCTAACGCTTGAGCCTGGAAAGTATTACTATTGTATCGGGCAACTTACATTAAGATCAAAGATAGGCTTCGGTTATTATTTTGAGATTGTGGATCCCACCCCTTAA
- a CDS encoding carboxylate-amine ligase — MKPFKRNDFPTLGIEEELHLIDQETAELTPTVNEVMALLEPDFRERVCYELLQCVLETRTGVYETVDELLRETSNGRTILADCCSKLNVNIVAAGSHPFSDWKKQPFVDSEHYQWVRNNCRYIAHRMLSFGLHIHVGVKNAEAAIYIMNEMRRWAYPLLALSANSPYYDGVDTGLVSTRAHLFHSMPRTKFAPPFKSFAELIDFYEKFLAAGDIRQPGDLWWIIRPQPPLGTVEFRIFDIPTSVRRIGAFAALIQAAVDTYQDRFFAGIPISSLNEGYLEENWWKAIRYGINTDMIEPETGEIISISDQLKRLIGLTVPKAKELHAEHHINFAEKMIEQGSEAKIQRALCKKLNGDLRALEKELAVKTVDFSGQNYQAKYE, encoded by the coding sequence GTGAAACCGTTTAAGAGAAATGACTTTCCTACATTAGGAATAGAAGAAGAACTACATCTGATAGACCAAGAAACTGCAGAACTTACTCCTACTGTAAATGAAGTTATGGCACTCCTTGAACCTGATTTCCGGGAAAGAGTTTGTTATGAACTATTACAATGCGTTTTAGAGACACGTACCGGTGTTTATGAAACGGTAGATGAACTTTTACGAGAAACATCAAACGGCAGAACTATCCTGGCTGATTGCTGCAGTAAACTTAATGTGAACATTGTTGCCGCCGGTAGTCACCCCTTTTCCGATTGGAAAAAACAGCCCTTCGTCGACAGCGAACATTATCAATGGGTGCGTAATAATTGCAGATATATTGCCCACCGAATGCTCTCTTTTGGATTACATATACATGTCGGTGTAAAAAATGCTGAAGCAGCAATCTATATCATGAATGAAATGCGGCGCTGGGCTTATCCTCTCTTAGCCCTGTCCGCAAATTCCCCATACTACGATGGTGTAGACACCGGTCTGGTTTCCACACGCGCGCACCTGTTTCATTCTATGCCTCGAACAAAATTTGCCCCACCCTTTAAATCATTTGCAGAACTTATAGATTTCTACGAAAAATTCCTTGCGGCAGGAGACATTAGGCAGCCGGGTGATTTATGGTGGATTATTCGTCCCCAACCACCACTGGGCACTGTTGAGTTTCGTATCTTTGACATTCCCACATCCGTCCGCCGTATCGGGGCATTTGCCGCGCTTATACAGGCAGCCGTAGACACATATCAAGACAGGTTCTTTGCGGGAATACCCATAAGCAGCCTTAATGAAGGGTACCTTGAAGAAAACTGGTGGAAGGCTATAAGATATGGGATCAACACGGACATGATAGAACCTGAGACGGGAGAAATCATTTCGATCAGCGATCAACTAAAACGTCTTATTGGTCTGACCGTACCTAAGGCGAAAGAACTTCATGCAGAACATCACATCAACTTTGCTGAGAAAATGATAGAACAGGGAAGTGAAGCAAAAATACAAAGGGCCCTTTGTAAAAAACTTAATGGTGATTTACGCGCACTTGAAAAGGAGCTTGCTGTAAAAACAGTGGATTTTTCAGGGCAGAATTATCAAGCAAAATATGAGTAA
- a CDS encoding formylglycine-generating enzyme family protein, whose amino-acid sequence MITKHNEKQDIPEEMVLVPEGLFLMGSTEDDIKKLLELDRNVEASRFDVEIPQREVYIGPYLIDKCPVTNAEYKRFIESGGYKNRAFWSKAGWDYVLKIKPLDGDSVNSAMDGEDDCPVVNISWYEAEAFAEYMGKRLPTEAEWEKAARGTDGRLYPWGNEFDKTKLNCSESGIESTTPVVKYLQGRSEYGCFDMAGNVWEWTADWFDSQYYRSAPDRDPQGPDKAEDKPFFGRPEDVGTSIYELEPSKAGNSSLSDCKVLRGGSWNGGGVIHIRCANRDYDEPDYRNDTIGFRCARSLM is encoded by the coding sequence ATGATAACAAAACATAATGAAAAGCAGGATATTCCCGAAGAGATGGTACTGGTCCCAGAAGGTCTGTTTTTAATGGGAAGCACGGAGGATGATATTAAAAAATTGTTAGAACTTGATCGCAATGTTGAGGCGAGCAGGTTTGATGTAGAGATCCCGCAGAGAGAGGTCTATATTGGCCCTTATCTGATTGATAAGTGTCCGGTTACCAATGCGGAATATAAGAGGTTTATAGAATCGGGTGGTTATAAGAATAGAGCTTTCTGGTCGAAGGCAGGATGGGATTATGTTTTAAAAATAAAACCTCTGGACGGTGACAGTGTGAACAGCGCCATGGATGGTGAAGATGATTGTCCGGTGGTAAATATTTCATGGTATGAGGCAGAAGCCTTTGCAGAATATATGGGAAAAAGACTCCCTACTGAAGCAGAATGGGAAAAAGCTGCTCGTGGTACGGATGGCAGGTTATATCCTTGGGGAAATGAATTTGATAAAACAAAACTGAATTGCTCCGAATCCGGAATTGAAAGCACAACCCCTGTTGTAAAATACTTACAAGGCAGAAGTGAATATGGATGCTTCGATATGGCGGGAAACGTCTGGGAGTGGACAGCAGACTGGTTTGACAGTCAGTATTACCGTTCTGCCCCAGACAGAGATCCGCAGGGGCCTGATAAAGCTGAGGATAAGCCGTTTTTCGGGAGACCGGAAGATGTGGGTACTTCTATTTACGAATTGGAGCCCTCAAAGGCAGGTAACAGCTCACTGAGCGATTGTAAGGTGTTACGTGGTGGTTCATGGAACGGTGGAGGTGTTATTCATATCCGTTGCGCAAATCGTGATTACGATGAACCTGATTACAGAAATGATACTATTGGTTTCAGATGTGCCAGATCTTTAATGTAA
- the tkt gene encoding transketolase, producing the protein MKEKENLDKLCIDTIRTLSIDAVQKANSGHPGAPMGLAPVAFTLWDRFMRHIPQNTDWPNRDRFVLSAGHASMLLYSILHLFGYDVSLDDIKNFRQLHSKCAGHPEYGMAPGVEVTTGPLGQGAANSVGMAMAERWLRTYFNRPGHEIINYNIFAIAGDGCMMEGISGEAASLAGHLGLSNLVWIYDNNNITIEGETSLAFSEDVAVRFKAYGWNVRHVADANDLEILEKEIKGAIEELNRPSIIIVDSHIAYGSPNKQDSAGAHGAPLGVDEVRATKENYGCDPDKTFYVPDEVAKYKEDVIEKGAKLEEEWNEKLKAYAKAHPDLAKQFDMMQNGELPEDWESVIPNFPTDSKGLATRESNNKVLNPIADKIPWFMGGSADLGPSTKTYIKDASSFNREDYGGRNFHFGVREHAMGAIINGMSLSKIRPYGATFFVFSDYVRPAIRLSSLMKLPVIYIFTHDSIGVGEDGPTHQPVEHLASLRAMPGLDVIRPSDANELSVMWKYIMALKDRPVALVLSRQGMPTIDRSKYASADGAAKGAYVLIESDGKSDMILIGTGSEIKICLDVYDQLTSEGINVRVVSMPCSTLFQSQDKAYRESVLPRSVKDRIVVEAGSTFGWHGYAGREDDCGIFGLKSFGASAPSGDLYKEYGFTTERIVEVAKKMVEKSKR; encoded by the coding sequence ATGAAAGAAAAAGAGAACCTGGATAAGCTGTGCATAGATACTATTCGAACATTATCAATTGATGCAGTTCAAAAGGCTAATTCCGGACATCCCGGCGCCCCCATGGGTCTTGCACCTGTCGCATTTACGCTTTGGGATAGGTTTATGCGTCACATTCCTCAGAATACTGATTGGCCAAATCGAGATCGTTTTGTGCTATCAGCCGGGCATGCGTCCATGCTTTTGTATAGTATATTACACTTATTCGGATACGATGTCAGTCTTGACGATATTAAGAATTTTAGACAATTGCACAGTAAATGTGCCGGACATCCGGAGTATGGTATGGCGCCGGGTGTTGAAGTTACTACTGGACCTCTTGGGCAGGGAGCGGCAAACAGTGTTGGTATGGCCATGGCAGAAAGGTGGCTCCGGACATATTTCAATCGTCCCGGTCATGAGATAATTAATTATAATATATTTGCTATTGCGGGTGATGGGTGCATGATGGAAGGGATTTCCGGTGAAGCGGCATCTCTGGCAGGACATCTCGGCTTGAGTAACCTGGTGTGGATTTATGATAATAATAATATCACTATTGAAGGTGAAACATCGCTGGCATTCAGTGAAGATGTTGCTGTTCGATTCAAGGCATACGGTTGGAATGTGCGGCATGTTGCAGATGCTAATGATCTGGAAATCCTGGAGAAGGAAATTAAAGGGGCTATAGAAGAATTAAATCGCCCGTCTATAATTATTGTTGATAGTCATATCGCATATGGCAGTCCTAATAAGCAGGATTCGGCCGGCGCTCATGGTGCGCCTCTGGGTGTAGATGAAGTAAGAGCGACAAAAGAAAATTATGGTTGTGATCCGGACAAAACATTTTATGTGCCTGATGAAGTTGCGAAGTATAAAGAAGATGTAATTGAAAAGGGCGCAAAACTGGAAGAAGAATGGAATGAAAAGTTGAAAGCCTACGCGAAAGCACATCCTGATCTGGCAAAGCAGTTTGATATGATGCAGAACGGTGAACTGCCGGAAGATTGGGAGAGTGTGATCCCGAATTTTCCGACCGATTCAAAAGGGCTTGCTACTCGGGAATCAAACAATAAAGTACTAAACCCGATTGCTGATAAGATACCCTGGTTCATGGGCGGTTCTGCAGATTTAGGGCCTTCTACAAAGACTTATATAAAAGACGCTTCCAGCTTTAACAGGGAAGATTATGGCGGAAGGAATTTTCATTTTGGTGTTCGTGAACATGCTATGGGGGCAATTATTAATGGAATGTCGTTGAGCAAGATCAGGCCATACGGTGCCACATTTTTTGTTTTTTCAGATTATGTTCGTCCCGCTATCCGTTTGTCTTCACTGATGAAACTGCCAGTAATCTATATCTTCACCCATGATAGTATTGGTGTTGGTGAGGATGGGCCGACACACCAGCCGGTAGAGCATCTTGCATCACTTCGTGCAATGCCTGGCTTAGATGTCATTCGCCCTTCGGATGCCAATGAGTTATCAGTGATGTGGAAATATATCATGGCGCTAAAGGACCGTCCTGTTGCGCTTGTTTTAAGCAGGCAGGGTATGCCGACCATTGACAGATCGAAATACGCTTCGGCTGATGGTGCTGCAAAGGGCGCTTATGTTTTGATCGAGAGTGACGGGAAATCTGATATGATCCTGATAGGTACCGGTTCTGAGATCAAAATATGCCTGGATGTATATGATCAATTGACAAGTGAGGGGATCAATGTAAGGGTGGTAAGCATGCCTTGCAGCACTCTTTTTCAAAGCCAGGATAAAGCGTACCGTGAAAGCGTTCTACCTCGTTCTGTAAAGGACCGTATTGTGGTTGAGGCGGGTTCTACTTTTGGTTGGCATGGTTATGCCGGAAGAGAGGATGATTGCGGTATATTCGGACTTAAGAGCTTTGGCGCTTCAGCTCCATCAGGTGACTTGTATAAAGAGTATGGCTTTACTACTGAGAGAATAGTAGAGGTTGCAAAAAAAATGGTAGAGAAGAGTAAGAGGTGA
- the pgl gene encoding 6-phosphogluconolactonase, translating to MKKKIHAYPNKQKLLTATAEHMVGSIVQTIRNNGVCNVVLSGGSTPGGVFSLLASDSNRDQVDWGRIHIFWGDERMVPPEHNDSNFRMARETLLDHIKISDKNVHRIRGEIAPELAAAEYVELLNDHFKGSLPCFDLVLLGLGEDGHTASLFPETDAVEESEKNVVAVFVPKLDTWRVTLTLAVINAAREVLFLVSGKSKSEIIQRIISTKQPVKELPATMVNPQNGELHWMLDSDAMVLINKSGREVMFPF from the coding sequence ATGAAAAAGAAAATTCATGCCTATCCAAATAAGCAGAAGCTTTTAACTGCGACTGCAGAGCATATGGTTGGCTCTATTGTGCAGACTATAAGGAATAACGGGGTGTGCAATGTTGTATTGTCAGGAGGGAGCACTCCGGGTGGCGTTTTTTCTCTATTGGCATCAGATTCAAATCGTGATCAGGTGGATTGGGGCAGGATTCATATTTTCTGGGGTGATGAACGAATGGTTCCTCCGGAACATAATGATAGTAATTTCAGAATGGCGAGGGAAACACTTCTTGATCATATCAAAATATCGGACAAAAACGTTCATCGAATTCGAGGAGAGATTGCGCCGGAATTGGCTGCTGCAGAGTATGTAGAGTTGTTGAATGATCATTTTAAAGGCAGTTTGCCATGTTTTGATCTGGTGTTACTCGGATTGGGAGAGGACGGTCATACCGCATCACTCTTTCCCGAAACTGATGCGGTCGAAGAGTCTGAAAAGAACGTAGTTGCTGTTTTTGTTCCAAAATTAGATACATGGCGGGTAACGCTGACATTGGCTGTGATTAATGCAGCCAGAGAAGTCTTATTTCTGGTTTCGGGAAAGTCGAAATCCGAAATTATACAGCGTATTATAAGTACTAAACAACCTGTTAAAGAACTTCCCGCAACCATGGTTAATCCACAAAATGGCGAGCTTCATTGGATGTTGGATTCTGATGCGATGGTTTTAATAAATAAAAGCGGAAGAGAAGTAATGTTTCCTTTTTGA
- the gndA gene encoding NADP-dependent phosphogluconate dehydrogenase produces the protein MSKQVFGLIGLGVMGQNFVLNVERNGFSVAVYNRSKETTEKYIESPAAGKNIKPTFTLKEFVDSLESPRKIMLLVKAGVPVDATIQQLVPLLDKGDLIIDGGNSFFLDTERRAKELESQGFNFFGMGVSGGEEGALWGPSLMPGGSRDAYKEVEPIMTAVAAKAEEDGESCVTYIGPGGSGHYVKMVHNGIEYGDMQLIAEAYDLLKQALGLSAQQFHEIFAEWNRGELSSFLIEVTANVFKKVDEESGLPLVDVILDKAGQKGTGKWMSINALELGAAIPTITAAVDGRILSSQKEERVKASGILTGPTGKYTGGSEQKLIDAVRDALYASKICSYAQGMSLLKKASDEYNYNLDLGTIARIWRSGCIIRARFLNDITNAYNRNRELANLLVDGEFQKAINTRQDAWRFTIKCAVEMGIPMPAMSVSLAYYDAYRSERLPANLIQAQRDFFGAHTFERIDKSGIFHADWEEK, from the coding sequence ATGAGTAAACAAGTGTTTGGCCTTATAGGTCTAGGTGTTATGGGACAGAATTTCGTTCTGAATGTTGAACGCAACGGTTTCAGTGTCGCGGTATATAACAGATCGAAAGAAACAACAGAAAAGTATATTGAAAGTCCGGCGGCAGGTAAAAATATCAAGCCCACATTTACCTTAAAGGAGTTTGTTGACTCGCTTGAAAGTCCTCGTAAGATCATGTTGTTAGTCAAAGCGGGGGTGCCTGTTGATGCGACTATACAACAACTCGTCCCTTTACTGGATAAAGGTGACTTGATTATTGATGGTGGAAACTCTTTTTTTCTTGATACGGAACGACGGGCAAAGGAGTTGGAGTCTCAAGGATTCAATTTCTTTGGCATGGGAGTTTCCGGTGGTGAAGAGGGTGCTCTATGGGGACCAAGTCTGATGCCGGGTGGTTCCAGGGATGCTTACAAGGAGGTTGAACCTATTATGACGGCAGTTGCCGCAAAGGCAGAAGAGGATGGGGAGTCATGTGTGACATATATTGGACCCGGTGGATCAGGCCATTATGTTAAAATGGTACATAACGGTATTGAGTATGGCGATATGCAGCTTATCGCGGAGGCTTATGATTTGCTCAAACAGGCACTTGGGCTTTCTGCTCAACAATTTCATGAGATTTTTGCCGAATGGAATAGAGGAGAACTCTCATCTTTTTTGATCGAAGTAACAGCGAATGTTTTTAAGAAGGTGGATGAAGAGAGCGGCTTACCGTTAGTAGACGTAATACTGGATAAAGCAGGTCAGAAGGGCACAGGCAAATGGATGAGTATAAATGCTCTGGAACTGGGGGCCGCAATCCCTACAATAACTGCGGCAGTTGATGGCAGAATTCTCTCTTCTCAAAAAGAGGAAAGAGTAAAAGCTTCTGGTATATTAACAGGCCCAACCGGAAAATATACAGGCGGGTCCGAACAAAAGCTGATTGACGCAGTTCGTGACGCGTTATATGCGTCTAAGATCTGTTCTTACGCGCAGGGGATGAGTTTGCTTAAAAAGGCTTCAGATGAATACAATTATAACCTGGACCTTGGTACCATCGCCAGGATCTGGAGGTCAGGTTGTATTATCAGGGCAAGGTTCCTTAATGATATAACAAATGCTTATAATCGTAACAGGGAATTAGCTAATCTGCTGGTAGACGGGGAGTTTCAAAAGGCGATAAATACACGGCAGGATGCCTGGCGTTTTACCATCAAGTGTGCTGTAGAAATGGGCATACCCATGCCGGCGATGAGTGTGTCATTGGCCTATTATGATGCTTACCGCAGTGAACGCCTTCCGGCCAATTTGATTCAGGCACAAAGAGATTTTTTCGGGGCACATACATTTGAACGTATTGATAAATCTGGTATTTTTCATGCTGACTGGGAGGAAAAATGA